A region from the Triticum aestivum cultivar Chinese Spring chromosome 3D, IWGSC CS RefSeq v2.1, whole genome shotgun sequence genome encodes:
- the LOC123076679 gene encoding wiskott-Aldrich syndrome protein homolog 1-like: MDQGRLRQRGAVLCHCLFYVIASGSSSAEAARAAEILPLLAEPLDVGRGRSTSQHPSPRAARRRSQEALTPPVSPPLSPTSVLPPSPRSKRNEARSAMPLPDGPSSALLQLCEPPMLLLPVLSPSRPPGFEASPTPPLPSSGPVRRTPSPVRRRRADASGAVGLQCLAPLFGERQAAILPVPTPAATPPRAPAAPRKTLAGVTISEVGGALSLHKTRVTARPKATPVARAAEILVCCSLGIVKDGEDVTAAALDAFADRFKEQLSPEVLTAMRGLFKLDDTDAAAVEEALLTHGGGAALDLERIDEEAVLQQAAT; this comes from the coding sequence ttctATGTCATTGCCTCTTCTATGTCATTGCCTCTGGCTCCTCTAGCGCCGAGGCGGCCCGCGCGGCTGAGATTCTGCCTCTCCTTGCCGAGCCACTGGACGTTGGGCGCGGCCGCAGCACCTCTCAGCACCCCTCGCCGCGTGCTGCCAGGCGTCGCTCCCAGGAGGCCCTCACGCCACCGGTGTCGCCGCCGCTGTCGCCTACCTCCGTCCTGCCTCCGTCGCCAAGATCAAAGAGGAATGAAGCCCGGTCAGCCATGCCCCTGCCTGATGGGCCGAGCTCGGCGCTGCTCCAGCTTTGTGAGCCCCCCATGCTCCTGCTGCCGGTGCTGTCCCCCTCCAGGCCCCCTGGTTTCGAGGCCTCCCCAACGCCTCCCCTGCCGTCCAGCGGGCCGGTGCGTCGTACTCCCTCTCCTGTGCGGCGCCGCCGGGCTGACGCTTCCGGTGCGGTTGGCCTCCAGTGCCTAGCGCCGCTTTTCGGGGAGCGGCAGGCCGCCATTCTGCCCGTCCCCACCCCGGCTGCAACGCCTCCGCGAGCTCCAGCGGCGCCTCGGAAGACCTTGGCAGGAGTCACCATCTCTGAGGTTGGCGGTGCACTCTCACTGCACAAGACGCGGGTGACGGCTCGTCCGAAGGCCACGCCCGTGGCTCGTGCGGCTGAAATCCTGGTCTGCTGTTCTCTGGGCATCGTCAAAGATGGCGAGGACGTGACTGCGGCTGCCCTAGACGCCTTCGCGGACCGCTTCAAGGAGCAGCTTTCGCCGGAGGTGCTCACAGCCATGAGGGGCCTATTCAAGCTCGACGACACtgatgctgctgctgtggaagaggCGCTCCTGACGCATGGAGGTGGAGCCGCGCTGGACCTAGAGAGGATTGACGAGGAGGCTGTGCTACAGCAGGCAGCAACTTGA